In the Streptomyces sp. WMMC940 genome, CCACCCAGTGGCAGACCATCTGGCGCCAGGTGCTGCCCGCCGCCGTGCCCGGCATGGCGACCGGCTCGATCCTCGCGCTGTCCCGCGCCATCGGGGAGGCCGCGCCGCTGCTGCTGCTCGGCGGGCTGACGTTCATCACGTTCAACCCGACCGGTGTGCACAGCCAGTTCACGGTGCTGCCGATCCAGATCTTCAACTGGATCAGCCAGTCCCGCGCCGAGTTCACCGCGCTCGCCTCCGCCGCGATCGTCGTCCTGCTGGTGATCCTGCTGGTCATGAACTCGCTGGCGATCTGGCTGCGCAACCACTTCACCCGCCGATGGTGACTGCCGTGCCACCGAAGACCCCGTGTGAGGAAGCACCATGACCACCCCTCCCGGCCACGGACCCGGCGGCACCAGGCCGCCCCAGCCGGCCCACAGCGTCACCCCGCAGCCGTCCGAGACGGTCTTCGAGGTCGGCGGACTGTCCGTGTTCTACGGCGACCACGAGGCCGTACGCGACGTCAACATGACCATCGGAGCCCGCCAGATCACGGCGATGATCGGCCCGTCGGGCTGTGGCAAGTCGACCGTGCTGCGCTGCTTCAACCGGATGAACGACCTGCTGCCGGACGCCCGGGTGGTCGGCAAGATCCGCTACCACAACGAGGACCTCTACAGCCGCGAGGTCGACCCCATCGAGGTCCGCCGCCGCATCGGCATGGTCTTCCAGAAGCCCAATCCGTTTCCCAAGTCCATCTACGACAACATCGCCTACGGCCCCCGGGTCGGCGGCTTCAAGGGCAACCTGGACGACCTCGTCGAGGAGACCCTGACCCACGCGGCGCTGTGGGACGAGGTCAAGGACAAACTCAAGACCTCGGCGCTGGCGCTCTCCGGCGGACAGCAGCAGCGGCTGTGCATCGCCCGGACCATCGCGGTCGAGCCGGAGGTGATCCTGATGGACGAGCCGTGCTCCTCCCTGGACCCGATCGCCACGGCGAA is a window encoding:
- the pstB gene encoding phosphate ABC transporter ATP-binding protein PstB gives rise to the protein MTTPPGHGPGGTRPPQPAHSVTPQPSETVFEVGGLSVFYGDHEAVRDVNMTIGARQITAMIGPSGCGKSTVLRCFNRMNDLLPDARVVGKIRYHNEDLYSREVDPIEVRRRIGMVFQKPNPFPKSIYDNIAYGPRVGGFKGNLDDLVEETLTHAALWDEVKDKLKTSALALSGGQQQRLCIARTIAVEPEVILMDEPCSSLDPIATAKIEDLMEHLAQEFTIIVVTHNMQQAARVSERTAFFSSEIDRNGVRHGRLIEFDETGTLFSNPSDQRTEDYISGRFG